A window of uncultured Litoreibacter sp. contains these coding sequences:
- a CDS encoding autotransporter assembly complex family protein, with product MSRQLGLSILMFLALPAQLLAFELRFASSAGSSELNAELLAASLVAPLADKADASPQDVLAAAQADYGRLIGTLYEEGYFAPTINIGVNGREAAGISPLASPGAIQTVAITINPGARFQFGETAIAPIARGTELPADFSRGAVAKTGTIRDAVEAGIEGWRAAGHAKADIAEQRLIARHPARELDANIQLQPGPRLTFGNLVVRGNTSVRTGRIRDIAGLPSGRQFDPEEVRKATTRLRRTGAFKVAALSEAEKIGAGNTLDINAQIVEEKPRRFGFGAEISSTDGLGLSGFWLHRNLFGGAERLRLEGEIEGIGGQTGGADFKIGARFSRPATFNEDTDFFALTELESLDEESFSADRFKVEAGIRRYASDQREYTFGLGLQHARTEDAFGVRDYTIFTLPASAEFDYRDDPLNAKAGYYVFASVTPFVAIEGTESGVRTYLDGRVYKTVGAAENLTFALRGQLGSVSGPTLATAPADFLFYSGGGGTVRGQNYQSLGVDLGGGQEIGGRSFLGLSGEVRVKTGDKLSLVGFVDAGYVGAQAFPNGSDGDWHSGAGFGIRYDTGIGPIRVDLAVPVSGPGENSGFEVYIGIGQAF from the coding sequence ATGTCGCGCCAACTAGGCCTTTCAATATTGATGTTTCTGGCTTTGCCTGCCCAGTTGCTGGCGTTTGAATTACGTTTCGCCTCCAGCGCAGGTTCCAGCGAATTGAACGCCGAATTGTTGGCGGCATCCCTGGTGGCGCCTTTGGCCGACAAGGCAGACGCGTCTCCCCAAGACGTTCTGGCGGCGGCGCAGGCGGACTACGGCAGACTGATCGGCACACTTTATGAGGAAGGCTATTTCGCCCCCACGATCAATATCGGCGTCAACGGACGGGAAGCCGCAGGGATATCCCCACTCGCCTCTCCCGGAGCAATCCAAACAGTCGCCATCACCATCAATCCAGGGGCGCGGTTCCAGTTTGGCGAAACGGCCATAGCCCCAATCGCGCGCGGCACTGAGTTGCCCGCCGATTTCTCGCGTGGCGCAGTTGCGAAGACGGGAACGATCCGCGACGCGGTCGAGGCCGGCATAGAGGGCTGGCGTGCTGCTGGACACGCAAAGGCCGATATTGCCGAACAACGGCTGATTGCCCGCCATCCGGCGCGCGAGTTGGATGCGAATATTCAGCTCCAACCGGGGCCGCGTCTGACGTTTGGCAACCTTGTGGTGCGGGGCAACACCTCGGTTCGTACCGGCCGGATCCGGGATATCGCCGGGCTGCCTTCCGGCAGACAATTCGATCCTGAGGAAGTACGCAAAGCCACCACGCGGTTGAGACGTACTGGCGCGTTCAAAGTCGCTGCCCTGAGCGAGGCCGAAAAAATTGGAGCAGGCAACACGCTCGACATCAATGCACAGATTGTCGAGGAAAAGCCGCGCCGGTTCGGCTTTGGGGCCGAAATCTCGTCAACTGACGGGCTGGGGCTTTCTGGCTTTTGGTTGCACCGCAACCTGTTCGGCGGGGCGGAAAGGCTCCGGCTGGAAGGCGAAATCGAAGGCATTGGCGGCCAAACCGGGGGCGCCGACTTCAAAATAGGCGCGCGCTTTTCCCGGCCCGCGACGTTCAACGAGGACACAGATTTTTTCGCGCTGACCGAACTGGAGAGCCTGGACGAGGAAAGCTTTAGCGCAGACCGGTTCAAAGTTGAGGCCGGAATCAGGCGCTACGCGTCCGACCAGCGCGAATACACGTTCGGGCTTGGCCTGCAGCATGCGCGAACTGAGGATGCGTTCGGCGTGCGGGACTATACAATCTTTACGCTGCCGGCCTCAGCTGAGTTTGACTACCGGGACGACCCGCTAAATGCCAAGGCCGGGTATTACGTCTTCGCCAGTGTCACACCGTTCGTGGCAATTGAGGGCACCGAGAGCGGTGTGCGCACCTATCTTGACGGGCGTGTCTACAAGACCGTTGGGGCGGCAGAGAACCTGACGTTCGCGCTGCGCGGCCAACTTGGTTCGGTCTCCGGGCCAACCCTGGCCACGGCACCAGCTGATTTTCTGTTCTACTCCGGCGGCGGCGGCACGGTGCGCGGACAGAATTACCAGTCCTTGGGCGTGGATCTGGGTGGCGGCCAAGAAATCGGCGGGCGCTCCTTTCTTGGGCTGTCGGGGGAAGTGCGGGTAAAAACCGGCGACAAGCTAAGCCTCGTTGGGTTCGTGGACGCGGGCTATGTCGGAGCGCAGGCCTTTCCCAACGGATCAGATGGCGATTGGCACAGCGGTGCCGGTTTTGGCATTCGATACGATACCGGCATTGGTCCGATCCGCGTTGATCTGGCGGTGCCTGTCAGTGGACCGGGCGAGAATTCTGGTTTCGAAGTTTACATCGGCATTGGGCAGGCCTTTTAA
- a CDS encoding translocation/assembly module TamB domain-containing protein: protein MRVLLCLWLALLPVAALGQSNDKGYLTNLLEDSLGGDGRDVQINGFSGALSSRARIASITVADEDGIWLSLEDVGINWNRSALLRGRIEIQELSAETITLPRLPVAPDNDLPDVEAPGFALPDLPVSVVIDALKADTIVVGAPVLGEELRMSLEASGRLAGGEGSAKLNAMRSDNKVGQVILEAAFDSSSEQITLDLNLTEEADGVAARLLDLPGQPSVAMRVNGEGPLDDFAMQLVIATDGTERLSGNMSLRAQEAKTPGITSVRRFTANIGGDVTALFAPQYRPFFGEAVALQVTGRRSGDGSLTLDMLQLATDALRLEGQVTLNRDYWPTALKLAGKIVSADGTPVLLPLSGKETRVQEATLDVLYDNARADSWAGTFDIAGLSRSDIEIKQITLDADGTLDGDVNAIGKVTATLDLIADGIMFSDDALADALGPSLSGQLEIDYSEGQPLRLRDLNLAGSDYGLSGAATIGDLDSGFETEFDLNLKAEDMSRFAALSGQALRGSAAVALEGTAALGGVFDIAVDGVVDGLAIGQAQADAVLAGQTRLALRAIRDTTGAEIENLNLRNDQISMIGNARLQTGQADVQFDARLDDVALVTPQIDGPLQVSGSALHDGRGWSVDVEASGPYGLAAVVGGRVTGENTPDIRFNASLPDVRPLVPQLPGGATIKGTAQQTESGLQVATDATGPYGLVAQISGAVTGAAPKLSFSARLPNVASVIPQLSGPLTIGGSARQDGANWFVDTGLEGPVGTTADIVGRVGGDGQLALSVAGNAPLALANPFISPRSLQGQTRFDLRVDGPAALNSVSGQITATQGRLSAPNLKIALTDFAATVGLARGQANVDMAAQVASGGKVSVRGPLTLSRAVPATLNIALDDVQIVDPALYRTVLSGALSVSGNLTGGARIAGRVDVGETNVSVPSSGLGGFAIVPQIVHVGAAPAVIQTQSRAGLNDPKSSANGATGPAYPLDILVSAPARIFVRGRGLDAELGGQLRLTGTTENIVSSGRFELIRGRLDILEKRFTLDEGSVQLQGNFDPFLRFVATTRTSVGTASVIIEGPASEPEVRFESSPEAPQDEVLAQIFFGRDASQLSAFQALQLANAVAALSGRGGEGIVSKLRKSFDLDDLDITTDAEGNAALRAGKYISDNVYTDVQVGGTDGAEVSINVDLTPNLTARGKASASGDTSIGIYFEKDY from the coding sequence ATGCGTGTGCTCCTCTGCCTCTGGCTCGCCCTGCTTCCCGTCGCGGCCCTGGGGCAGAGCAATGACAAAGGCTACCTGACCAATTTGTTGGAAGACAGCCTTGGCGGCGACGGCCGAGACGTGCAGATCAACGGGTTCAGCGGCGCGCTTAGCAGCCGCGCCCGCATCGCAAGCATCACCGTCGCAGATGAGGACGGCATTTGGCTGAGCCTTGAAGACGTGGGCATTAATTGGAACCGCTCCGCGCTGCTGCGCGGCCGGATCGAAATACAAGAGCTTTCGGCCGAGACCATCACCCTGCCCCGCTTGCCCGTCGCCCCCGACAACGATCTGCCGGACGTTGAGGCGCCTGGCTTCGCATTGCCGGATCTACCTGTATCGGTGGTGATTGACGCACTTAAAGCAGACACAATTGTGGTGGGCGCACCGGTGCTGGGCGAGGAATTGCGCATGAGCCTGGAGGCCTCAGGCCGGTTGGCGGGCGGCGAGGGCTCCGCCAAATTGAACGCTATGCGCAGCGACAACAAGGTGGGACAGGTAATCCTTGAGGCCGCCTTTGACAGCTCCAGCGAGCAGATCACGCTGGACCTGAATCTCACCGAGGAAGCGGATGGCGTCGCCGCGCGTCTGCTGGACCTGCCGGGCCAGCCCTCTGTCGCAATGCGTGTCAATGGCGAGGGCCCGCTTGACGATTTTGCGATGCAGTTGGTCATCGCCACCGATGGTACTGAACGGCTCAGCGGCAACATGAGCTTACGTGCGCAGGAGGCCAAAACGCCGGGCATCACCTCTGTCCGCAGGTTCACGGCCAATATTGGCGGGGATGTTACCGCGTTGTTCGCCCCTCAGTATCGCCCCTTCTTTGGCGAAGCGGTCGCCTTGCAGGTTACCGGCCGCCGCTCAGGCGATGGGAGCCTGACGCTGGATATGTTGCAATTGGCCACCGATGCGTTGCGGCTTGAAGGGCAGGTAACGCTAAACCGAGATTATTGGCCAACGGCCTTAAAGCTGGCGGGCAAAATTGTATCCGCAGACGGCACCCCGGTTTTGTTGCCCCTGTCTGGCAAAGAAACCCGCGTGCAGGAAGCGACGCTGGACGTGCTTTACGACAATGCGCGAGCAGATAGTTGGGCCGGCACGTTTGACATCGCCGGTCTGTCGCGGTCCGACATTGAAATCAAGCAGATAACTCTAGATGCGGACGGCACTCTGGACGGGGATGTCAACGCAATCGGCAAGGTCACAGCCACCCTCGATCTCATCGCGGACGGGATCATGTTTTCCGACGATGCCCTTGCGGACGCCTTAGGCCCCAGCCTGTCCGGCCAGCTCGAGATCGACTATTCTGAAGGCCAGCCGCTGCGGCTGCGCGACCTGAACCTGGCGGGGAGCGATTACGGCCTGTCCGGCGCGGCCACGATCGGTGACCTCGATAGCGGCTTTGAAACTGAATTTGACCTGAATTTGAAGGCCGAGGACATGTCGCGCTTCGCCGCTCTATCCGGCCAAGCGCTGCGTGGGTCAGCCGCCGTCGCGCTGGAGGGAACGGCAGCTTTGGGTGGGGTATTTGACATCGCCGTGGATGGGGTTGTCGACGGTTTGGCCATCGGGCAGGCGCAGGCGGACGCCGTTCTAGCGGGGCAAACCAGGCTGGCCCTGCGCGCCATACGCGACACAACGGGTGCCGAAATTGAAAACCTGAACCTGCGTAATGACCAGATTTCGATGATTGGCAACGCCCGGCTGCAAACCGGCCAGGCTGATGTGCAGTTTGACGCAAGGCTGGATGATGTGGCTTTGGTCACGCCGCAGATCGACGGCCCGCTTCAAGTGTCCGGCTCCGCACTACACGATGGCCGAGGCTGGAGCGTCGATGTGGAAGCGTCAGGCCCCTATGGCCTCGCCGCCGTAGTCGGGGGCCGCGTCACGGGCGAAAACACCCCCGATATCCGCTTCAACGCCAGCCTGCCGGATGTCCGCCCGCTTGTCCCCCAGCTGCCCGGCGGAGCGACAATCAAAGGAACCGCGCAGCAAACAGAGAGCGGGCTGCAAGTGGCAACAGACGCGACGGGCCCTTATGGGCTGGTCGCGCAGATATCGGGCGCCGTAACAGGTGCGGCACCGAAACTGTCCTTCAGCGCGCGCTTGCCGAATGTGGCATCTGTGATTCCACAACTCTCGGGGCCGCTGACTATCGGCGGCAGTGCACGGCAGGACGGTGCCAATTGGTTCGTGGACACGGGCTTGGAAGGCCCGGTTGGCACCACAGCAGACATTGTCGGGCGGGTCGGTGGGGATGGGCAACTTGCCTTGTCTGTCGCCGGCAATGCGCCATTGGCTTTGGCAAACCCGTTCATCTCGCCGCGCAGCTTGCAGGGGCAAACGCGATTTGATTTGCGTGTTGATGGCCCTGCTGCGCTGAATTCTGTCAGCGGTCAGATCACCGCGACGCAGGGCCGCCTGTCTGCCCCCAACCTGAAGATCGCGTTGACCGACTTCGCCGCCACCGTCGGTTTGGCCCGCGGACAGGCCAACGTTGATATGGCGGCTCAGGTTGCATCCGGCGGCAAGGTAAGTGTGCGCGGACCCCTGACGTTGAGCCGTGCGGTACCTGCTACTCTCAATATCGCTCTGGACGACGTCCAGATAGTGGACCCGGCCCTTTACCGCACGGTGCTAAGCGGGGCCCTATCGGTCAGCGGCAACCTGACCGGCGGGGCGCGCATCGCCGGACGCGTTGACGTCGGAGAGACCAATGTCAGTGTACCGTCCTCGGGCCTCGGCGGGTTCGCAATTGTGCCGCAAATTGTACATGTCGGGGCCGCGCCTGCTGTGATCCAGACGCAGTCCCGGGCAGGCCTGAACGATCCGAAGTCCTCAGCGAATGGCGCAACCGGCCCGGCCTATCCGCTGGATATTCTGGTTTCCGCCCCAGCAAGAATTTTTGTACGCGGTCGGGGCCTTGATGCTGAACTGGGCGGCCAACTGCGTCTGACCGGGACCACAGAAAACATCGTATCATCCGGGCGTTTTGAATTGATCCGGGGCCGGCTGGACATACTGGAAAAGCGGTTCACCCTTGATGAAGGCAGCGTGCAATTGCAGGGCAACTTTGATCCGTTCCTGCGTTTTGTGGCGACGACGCGCACCTCTGTTGGGACCGCGAGCGTTATCATCGAGGGTCCTGCGTCCGAGCCTGAGGTGCGGTTTGAATCCTCACCTGAAGCCCCGCAGGACGAAGTGCTGGCGCAAATTTTCTTCGGCCGTGATGCGTCTCAACTTTCGGCGTTTCAGGCGTTGCAGCTGGCAAATGCTGTTGCCGCGCTGTCTGGTCGTGGCGGCGAGGGCATTGTCTCGAAGCTACGCAAAAGCTTCGATCTCGACGATCTGGACATCACCACCGACGCTGAGGGAAATGCGGCGTTGCGCGCGGGCAAATACATCTCGGACAATGTCTACACAGATGTGCAGGTCGGCGGCACGGACGGCGCGGAGGTGTCAATCAACGTCGATCTGACCCCAAACCTGACGGCGCGCGGCAAAGCATCCGCGTCAGGAGACACATCCATTGGGATATACTTTGAGAAGGACTACTAG
- a CDS encoding isocitrate/isopropylmalate family dehydrogenase: protein MAAAFDIAVFGGDGIGPEITAPTVALLSKLAETSAEYDLTFTNHDAGATHYAKTGESLPAASLEAAGAADAILLSAMGLPDVRYDDGTEISPQIDLRKAFKLFAGVRPVRVAAGGETPLKMPAGKSIDFVLIRESTEGLFYTQGRGEVSQDEARETLLITRDISEKLFEFTFNLAKDRKAQGRGPGRVTCVDKANVFRAFAFFREMFDAEAAKHPELTADHAYVDATALWMVQKPWDFDVLVTENMFGDILSDLGAGLMGGLGLAPSADIGLEQAVFQPCHGSAPDIAGQGKANPFAMILSGAMMLDWLGQKHDVPAMCADAARIREAVEDQVLARADVTADLGGNATTSQAAEAVGKKLGC, encoded by the coding sequence ATGGCCGCAGCATTTGATATCGCAGTTTTTGGGGGAGACGGTATCGGCCCAGAAATCACGGCACCAACCGTGGCATTGTTAAGCAAGCTGGCCGAAACCTCCGCAGAGTATGATCTGACCTTCACCAACCATGATGCGGGCGCAACTCACTATGCCAAGACCGGTGAAAGCCTGCCAGCGGCGTCGCTGGAAGCTGCCGGGGCGGCGGACGCAATTCTGCTATCCGCCATGGGCCTTCCTGACGTGCGTTATGATGATGGCACCGAGATTTCGCCCCAGATTGATTTGCGCAAGGCCTTCAAGCTATTCGCAGGCGTCCGCCCGGTCCGTGTGGCCGCAGGTGGTGAAACGCCCCTGAAAATGCCGGCGGGCAAAAGCATCGACTTCGTCTTGATCCGGGAAAGCACCGAAGGGCTGTTTTACACACAAGGCCGCGGCGAGGTGTCCCAAGACGAGGCGCGGGAGACGCTGCTCATCACCCGCGACATATCTGAAAAGTTGTTCGAATTCACCTTCAACCTTGCCAAGGACCGAAAAGCCCAAGGACGTGGCCCCGGACGTGTAACCTGCGTGGACAAGGCCAATGTGTTCCGGGCTTTCGCCTTCTTCCGCGAGATGTTTGACGCCGAAGCCGCAAAGCACCCCGAACTCACGGCTGACCATGCATATGTGGACGCAACCGCGCTTTGGATGGTGCAAAAACCCTGGGATTTCGACGTTCTGGTCACTGAAAACATGTTCGGTGACATTTTGTCTGATTTGGGTGCAGGGCTTATGGGTGGGCTGGGCTTGGCCCCGTCCGCGGATATCGGGCTGGAGCAAGCGGTGTTCCAGCCGTGCCACGGTTCCGCCCCCGACATTGCAGGCCAGGGCAAGGCGAACCCATTTGCCATGATTTTGTCCGGCGCAATGATGCTGGATTGGCTGGGCCAGAAACACGATGTGCCGGCCATGTGCGCCGACGCGGCGAGGATAAGGGAGGCTGTGGAAGACCAGGTCCTGGCGCGGGCGGATGTGACCGCCGATCTGGGCGGCAACGCCACCACATCGCAAGCCGCCGAAGCCGTTGGGAAAAAGTTAGGATGCTGA
- a CDS encoding Gfo/Idh/MocA family oxidoreductase has protein sequence MLRVACVGAGYFSQFHFEGWQRIADTKLVGVTNRDRAKAEATGLPVFDTLEAMLTEARPDILDVIVSPQGHADAIRLAINHPLKAIICQKPFCTSLQEAEEMTALAEDAGIPLIIHENFRFQPWFRAIRQHISDGAIGRPLQATFRLRPGDGQGPDAYLERQPYFQQMERFLIHETGVHYIDTFRFLFGDPLAVYSDLRRVNPAIAGEDAGYVLFDHADGVRVVFDGNRNLDHAAENTRCTMGEGLFEGTDGTLTLLGDGSVWLRKFGEIDATRILPPDNSPNFGGDCTHNLQAHVVNALTQGEGFENTAREYLTVAAIEAAIYKSSQEQSKVEL, from the coding sequence ATGCTGAGGGTCGCCTGCGTTGGGGCCGGCTACTTCAGCCAATTCCATTTTGAGGGTTGGCAACGCATCGCCGATACCAAGCTTGTCGGCGTGACCAACCGGGACCGCGCAAAAGCCGAGGCCACTGGTCTGCCGGTATTTGACACGTTGGAAGCCATGCTGACCGAAGCGCGGCCAGACATTCTGGACGTCATCGTTTCACCACAAGGGCATGCCGACGCCATTCGGCTGGCCATCAACCACCCCCTAAAGGCGATCATCTGCCAAAAGCCGTTTTGCACCTCGCTGCAGGAAGCAGAAGAAATGACCGCCCTTGCCGAAGACGCCGGCATCCCGCTGATCATACACGAAAATTTCCGCTTCCAACCGTGGTTTCGCGCTATCCGGCAACACATATCAGACGGTGCTATCGGGCGGCCTCTGCAGGCAACGTTCCGGCTTCGCCCTGGCGATGGTCAGGGGCCCGACGCATATCTAGAAAGGCAACCGTATTTCCAACAGATGGAAAGGTTCCTGATCCACGAGACCGGCGTGCATTACATTGACACTTTCCGCTTCCTTTTTGGCGACCCGCTGGCGGTTTATTCCGATTTGCGGCGCGTGAACCCGGCGATTGCCGGTGAAGACGCAGGGTATGTGCTGTTTGACCATGCCGACGGCGTGCGGGTGGTGTTTGACGGAAATCGCAATCTCGATCATGCCGCCGAAAACACCCGATGCACGATGGGCGAAGGCCTGTTTGAAGGCACCGACGGAACATTGACCCTGTTGGGGGACGGCTCTGTATGGTTGCGCAAATTCGGTGAGATTGATGCCACCCGCATTTTGCCGCCTGACAACAGCCCAAATTTCGGCGGCGACTGCACCCACAACCTGCAGGCGCATGTCGTAAATGCGCTCACTCAGGGAGAGGGATTTGAAAACACCGCGCGGGAATACCTGACTGTCGCAGCCATCGAGGCTGCGATATACAAGTCCTCTCAAGAGCAGTCAAAAGTGGAGCTTTAA
- a CDS encoding GntR family transcriptional regulator translates to MKSASSSSQAVEKLRSLIFTGKLGAGSDHLESELAGVLGMSRTPVREALLVLEGQGLVDVRPRKGVRIKPLSPADMAEIYDVLTELESLAARNAANAHYTQGELALLSSCIDEMDRTLRAEDREGWAKADDEFHAELVRLGNNSRVSAIVSMMSDQVRRARLVTLHMRPLPTRSNADHRKLYEALRTGDADAAHRMHHAHRTETKDVLIELLRKHHLNSV, encoded by the coding sequence ATGAAGTCCGCATCCAGCTCATCGCAAGCTGTCGAAAAACTGCGGTCGCTGATCTTTACCGGCAAACTTGGCGCGGGCTCCGATCATCTTGAAAGCGAACTTGCCGGAGTTCTGGGTATGTCGCGCACCCCGGTTCGCGAGGCCCTGCTGGTGCTTGAGGGGCAAGGGCTGGTGGATGTCCGTCCGCGCAAGGGTGTGCGCATCAAACCGCTATCGCCCGCAGACATGGCTGAAATCTACGACGTTTTGACAGAGCTTGAGAGCCTGGCTGCGCGAAACGCGGCAAATGCCCATTACACCCAAGGTGAATTGGCCCTGCTGTCATCTTGCATTGACGAGATGGATCGCACATTGCGCGCCGAAGATCGCGAAGGTTGGGCCAAAGCCGATGACGAGTTTCACGCGGAACTGGTCCGCCTTGGGAACAATTCGAGGGTAAGCGCCATCGTATCGATGATGTCCGATCAAGTCCGCCGCGCCCGGCTGGTAACCCTTCATATGCGCCCTTTGCCCACCCGCTCTAACGCCGATCACCGCAAACTATACGAGGCGCTGAGGACCGGCGATGCGGATGCCGCGCACCGCATGCACCATGCTCACCGCACGGAAACCAAGGATGTCCTGATAGAGTTGCTGCGCAAGCACCACCTGAACAGCGTCTAA
- a CDS encoding helix-turn-helix domain-containing protein, whose protein sequence is MGLREAGFQPFGAIDAKQPREPLQKSVEIFVGKGFCDLEVASISQTLALANDILARDAFSWRFVSDAPGLVSGATGLMVRAEPAIDDHGFSDLMIVVGGRSAGKATWLRRVRAMQRKALPAVLLSDAATAYINSVKQPAGKVTTHWRDIPTLAETGYHPNLTARFSENSDGVITAAGAGATSELVIGLIAPILDSAQVAELGNRLLLHTIRKSDCEQPKDLSDNEGLFDLHVTQAIRLMEDTIADPMSMADLTAEVGLSTRHLERVFRKVFDDTPAKFYKRLRTKRARTMIEETLMPIVEVAVATGFGSCDTLSKAVKDEYGLTPSKMRSRKKISLLSYHSDTNSDPSGPAG, encoded by the coding sequence ATGGGACTGAGAGAAGCCGGGTTTCAACCCTTCGGCGCGATAGACGCTAAGCAGCCACGTGAGCCGCTCCAGAAATCCGTAGAAATCTTCGTCGGAAAGGGGTTTTGCGATCTCGAAGTCGCGTCGATTTCGCAAACCTTGGCACTGGCCAATGACATTTTGGCGCGCGACGCATTCAGTTGGCGGTTTGTGTCAGACGCTCCCGGCCTCGTCAGTGGGGCTACCGGGCTAATGGTGCGCGCAGAGCCTGCGATTGATGATCACGGCTTCTCCGACTTGATGATCGTTGTCGGCGGACGATCTGCCGGTAAGGCAACTTGGTTGCGCCGGGTCCGCGCGATGCAGCGCAAGGCGCTGCCCGCGGTTTTGCTTTCGGACGCGGCGACGGCATACATCAATTCTGTCAAACAGCCGGCCGGGAAAGTAACCACGCATTGGCGCGATATCCCGACGCTGGCGGAGACGGGGTATCATCCCAACCTGACGGCCCGTTTTTCCGAAAACAGCGACGGTGTCATAACTGCCGCCGGGGCCGGGGCCACGTCCGAGCTGGTGATCGGCCTTATCGCGCCGATTTTGGACAGCGCTCAGGTTGCAGAATTAGGAAACCGGCTGCTTCTCCATACGATCCGCAAAAGCGATTGCGAACAACCTAAAGATCTGTCCGACAACGAGGGCCTGTTTGACCTTCATGTCACGCAAGCCATCCGATTGATGGAGGACACGATTGCGGACCCCATGTCCATGGCGGATTTGACCGCCGAAGTTGGCCTGTCGACCCGCCACTTGGAACGGGTGTTTCGCAAAGTCTTCGACGACACGCCGGCCAAGTTTTACAAGCGCCTCCGCACGAAACGGGCGCGCACGATGATCGAAGAGACCCTGATGCCCATCGTGGAAGTCGCGGTCGCCACGGGTTTTGGGTCTTGCGATACTTTGTCAAAGGCCGTCAAGGACGAGTATGGGCTGACCCCATCCAAGATGCGGTCGCGCAAGAAGATAAGCTTGCTGAGCTACCACTCCGACACCAACAGCGATCCATCGGGGCCGGCCGGGTGA